The following proteins are encoded in a genomic region of Mycobacterium kiyosense:
- the cobB_1 gene encoding NAD-dependent protein deacetylase, with product MESPELVAMLSGRRIAVLTGAGISTDSGIPDYRGPDSPPSNPMTIRQFTSDPVFRQRYWARNHLGWRHMDDTRPNAGHYALAALEQAGVVCGVITQNVDLLHTKAGSANVVNLHGTYAQVACLGCGHAMSRAALAEQLEALNPGFVERAESVGGLAVAPDADAVVAETESFRYLDCPHCGGMLKPDIVYFGESVPKGVVAEAYSLVDQAEALLVAGSSLTVFSGYRFVRHAAAHGIPVAIVNRGATRGDDLSTVKVDGGCSEILTLLTAELVVSAPF from the coding sequence ATGGAATCTCCCGAGCTCGTCGCGATGCTGTCCGGCCGGCGAATTGCGGTGCTCACCGGTGCAGGCATTTCCACGGACTCCGGCATACCCGATTATCGGGGACCCGACTCGCCGCCCAGCAATCCGATGACGATCCGCCAGTTCACCTCAGATCCGGTGTTCCGGCAGCGGTACTGGGCCCGCAATCATCTCGGCTGGCGGCACATGGACGACACCCGGCCCAATGCGGGCCATTACGCGCTGGCTGCCCTGGAACAGGCGGGAGTGGTCTGCGGGGTGATCACGCAGAACGTCGACCTGCTGCACACCAAGGCCGGCAGCGCCAACGTGGTGAATCTGCACGGCACCTACGCGCAGGTCGCCTGCCTGGGCTGTGGTCACGCCATGAGCCGCGCCGCCCTCGCCGAGCAACTGGAGGCGCTCAACCCCGGGTTCGTCGAGCGCGCCGAGTCCGTCGGCGGGCTGGCGGTGGCGCCGGATGCGGACGCCGTCGTCGCCGAAACCGAGTCGTTCCGCTATCTCGACTGCCCGCACTGCGGGGGCATGCTCAAACCCGACATCGTCTACTTCGGCGAGAGTGTCCCCAAAGGGGTTGTAGCCGAAGCATATTCATTGGTGGACCAGGCGGAGGCGCTGCTGGTCGCCGGCTCGTCGCTGACGGTGTTCTCCGGCTACCGGTTCGTCCGACACGCAGCGGCCCACGGTATCCCGGTAGCGATCGTCAACCGGGGCGCGACCCGCGGCGACGACCTGTCCACCGTCAAGGTCGACGGCGGTTGTTCGGAAATTCTGACGCTGCTGACCGCGGAACTGGTTGTCAGCGCGCCTTTCTGA